In Candidatus Methylomirabilota bacterium, the following proteins share a genomic window:
- a CDS encoding addiction module protein: SEIMPTTLPLKEMTLHEKLAAMELLWEDIARSPESFESPPWHKDILDERHQRIAEGKARFVDWETAKAEIRKKLL; this comes from the coding sequence ATAGTGAAATCATGCCAACAACCCTACCTCTAAAAGAGATGACGCTCCATGAAAAGCTTGCGGCGATGGAGTTGCTTTGGGAGGACATCGCCCGTTCTCCAGAGTCCTTTGAGTCACCCCCTTGGCACAAAGACATCCTCGATGAGCGACACCAACGAATCGCTGAGGGGAAAGCTCGATTTGTCGATTGGGAGACGGCCAAAGCGGAGATTCGCAAAAAGCTACTGTGA